The Gadus morhua chromosome 16, gadMor3.0, whole genome shotgun sequence DNA window tgtttacttttcccacaatttcatagaaaagccaaacgtccatagtctcaacccattttgtctatatgaccattttgttattgtataactaccatacggctatcaataggtggataccattaacagtgcaaattttcagatctatactcttttaagaaagcccttaattctcttgtgaaatgtgtgcttggagttttcttgatgtgtgCCTATCAATAGATTTTCACCTTGTGAATGAGGCTttatgcagttcaggaatgtcagtggctcaatgggataatgccttgtactggtgatccttaggttgagtgtTTGAATTCCGATTAGAGCGTAATAatcaagctgaacatgacattctgtcattgccactcatttaagaaacacaacattgaacagcacctgaaattcaacaggcaatcaacattccggctcattagtttccaagaatctgactgccaagacacagtatggcattgaagggaacttcttcgttaaccatttttccttcataatgaactatgtcatattaatatttcttccgttagtgttcttgacaacaaatgtttaatttccccagaatttcaaagatttttcaggtatttgcttttaagaaagcccttaattcatttgagaaatgtttgcttggagttttctggatgttgtgcgcttatcaatagacattttcaccatgtggaTGAGGCTACATTTCAGGTTAGTAAGTGGCTCAaggggataatgccttgtactggtgatccttagtttgagagtttgaatcccgtTTAGACAATGCTGAACATGAACCAGCAGCCTAgtcacctgaaagccgaggcacagtatggcattaaggggaacatcaacatctttccttcataattatgtcttatttatatatcttccatcagtgtgttcttgacttttcattttgctcggactccgttaatcaccgcttgcggttatatcaTTAACATTGTATTTGCAGCATGTGTTGCAGCCATAAAATTTTCCAATTTCCCTTAATAATCTTTTTCTGCGTTAGAGCTTGAATTATAACCATCTAAAAAGATTAGCCTCCAGTCAAAAGCCATCAAAATGTTGCAGTTTTACTTGCTTTCCAAAACAAAGTAATATCCAACTGGGGTGTAAAATTGTTTCAGGATGGCGGACAACACGACGCGATCCCACCTGCAGCTGAGAAATGGCCAAACCGGTCATCACATCTCGTGATTTAGAGTAGATTATTATCtttataaaactctttataaaAAGCAATGGGAAATTAATTACCATCCACAGACTTCAAGGAGCCGTGctccataaaaaaacaacacacatacatgttttAGTAGGACCATTGACCCTTACAGTTCACATTCCACCATGATGGAGTGAACCCTCATGATTCATGTATGTTATCTGCGTTGTATCTCTGCCATGCATCTCAAAGGGGCCATCCTCTGCTGTTTCTGAAATCTTCCAATGTTCCTCTGCTCAATCCAATTAGGGAGAAGTCATCTGCTGGGTCCGAAACGTTAGCTGGGTGCTACCCAGACAGTATCACCCCCCAGTGACATGTTGGCCAAAGGATTTGCTATGATCCAGCTCACCGGAAGAGAGGCGGTCTGCGTGCATCCGGACGGCGGACGACTTAAACCCGACTGGTTTCTCTCAGATTGTCTCTGGCCTCGAGGCCCCAGGGGATCACACAGCTGACCAGTCGCCCTGTCCTGTGGAGAGTAAACCCAGCCACACTCTTGTTGTGCTCTGAATGAAATGCTCTCATGGTCATCCCTTTTTTGTGTAGAGGGAATTTGCCAGGAGAGACAGCCTTTGGTTCAGAGTAACATAATGCTTCACAAGCGTGATTCCAATGCTACATTGTGGTTCCAATGGATGCCAGACATCAGTATGAGTAAGTCATTACCATGTATAATCACGTGATTAGGGCGTTTGAGTGACAGCCggttctgggtttgaaacccaatgtctgcagtcaaCCTGTCTGCACCCTTGAGCCACATTCCTTCCTGCTATATaatcactttggatgaaagagCATGCTAAATGTATGAATAGTAATGAACCAAATATCCGTAAATAATAGCTGTCACTTTTCAATACTCCCACTTGGCAACCTCCAATGAGCTCTGGAGCGTACCAAACCAATTCTGGCCCCACAGCCCCAAGCTGAGTCACTTGCAACGTCTGGCCCGCTATTCCATACTCTCATAGTCCCTTGCTTCACCTTTCTCTGGAGCTACCAAACACATGTGTGGCTGGATTATCTTAATGGTTGTGATCTTTGATgttgtattcaggctaaaagcTTGATTGAGAACTTCCCTGACATATGTTATTAACatgagaaaataaaacatgttgTGGCTCACCGTGTAGAGCGAGTACCACACAGGCTCAGTCCTGATcacagcgacccgggttcgaatgctgcctttgctgcatgtcctcccctctatctcccatacatttctctctatctcactctataattaaacataaaaatgcaaaatggCAATATTAACCGGAATCATCATCCTCATTCGCAAGTTCTTTGGTAGCTTCTCTAATGTTCTCATTTGAATAATAAAGGAATTGACTGCATGCACAAAGACTTCAGTGCTATTGGCCATCTGAGGATGCACCTGAAACTGGATTTTAAAGTAAGTCAGGTGAGGTGAAAAGGTTGAAATGATGCCAATTGAACATCAAACCGTAGGTCATGTTCTTTGCTTTCTAAGATAACACCACTCACTCCTCGGAGCTATGTCCAGTGGGCGGTCTCACAGTAGGGAACGCCGCAAGCGAACAACCCTGTGAGAAAACAATGTAAAGAGAGAAATATTTACACTCTAGATGACAATATCAATCATAGggctctagagagagagaggatagttTTTCCAATTCACGTGTGAAGGTAAGCATACCTATATCCCGGTGATCCTTCCCACCACAATCTGTCTGAGTAAAAGGTTGTAGGTGAAGTGTCCCGTGGTTTTTACTTAAAACAATGTCCCATGGTTTTTAGTCAAAACCATCGGACACACCTACGGCTTGACTTCTCTTTGTCTTCAGACCCTAACCACAAACACTTTCTTTAGATTCAAGTAAAAGCATTTCATATGAatctggtatatatatatatataatgtcatGTACAATGTGTAAAATATTTGCTCTCaagtgttcgtgtgttcatttaaggtattttgaaataaatggTATTGGGAGGAATGTGAATTATAGAAGAGACCAAAGATAACATCGGAATATTCAATTGTGGGTGAAGAACAATAAACGGAAAGAGAATATCACATGCATTGGTAATGCCTGGTTTCTTTTCAcctaaaggagagagagagagagagagagagagagagagagagagagagagagagagagagagagagagagagagagagagagagagagagagagagagagagagagagagagagaacacaaacacagacagacagagacagacagacagacagacagacagacagacagacagagggagagaacagcACAGTTTTCCTAATCTTTCAATGATCTGTTCACTCAGTCTTGGTACTGCCTGTTTGCTTGTCGCCAAGGCCAGAATCCAGAGCGACGATCGTCTGCACTGATCAACAGTTCCTCAGTCGTCTCAACTATATAGGCTAGACTCAAACAATGAAAACAGCAAGCCCTCCAaagttatatgtgtgtgtgtgcataaaattAACTTTTGTTTTCCTGATGTATCTGATGTTAACGTAAATACATCTAACCTTTAGTCTGGTACTATACCATCAACAAATGTTAGGTAATGAACTCCAGTCACATGCTTCTTTCAACACTTTTAATTGAAATGTGGGGTCAATGGAACAATAAAGAAGCATACAGATAATGCATGATTGACATTTGCACTTTTACATATGACAATGGGGTtaaacatacaaaacatatgCAAGTAGCAGCCGGATATGACATGATAGTGATGCCAACTCAATTTCGAATTCAACTTTTACACCAGGGAAAATAGTGTAGAAGTTGTAGTGACAGCAACATATGGTACACAAAACATCCTTTATAGACAAAATAAgtaatttacatttaatttacaaaatagatatcctatatatatattcctattAAACATAGCAGAACATGTCCCTCCAACGATACATATAAGAAACATCCTTTACACTTTTCAGTGTGCACATTTCACTGTGATTGTCTTGATGTTAGTATGCCGTGTATTTGTGTTCATCATGATTTATTGCATTAATGTCATCGTGTCGGATTAAGCTTTCTTCCAAATGCATAATTGAAATAACAGCAACAGTATTCATGTAgttatttaaattgtaaataGAATTTGTTATCCCATGCGTGACAACCATTCAGTGATTGATTCAGGAGACTATTTACCCTGTCAACGTTCATGTCTCATAGTGGTAAAACTGGAGCCTTCTTCATCATAACCCTCTACTCTCTCGTACAGTGTCCAAGTGTTTAGATAACTGAACTCTCCCTCTGTATATGGCATTATTAAGAGGTCCAACAGTAAAATAAGTACTGCAATACTATATACCATTGAAATAAATGGCAGTTAGCAATGGCTTGCTCCCCATGCCTTGCGTGAGTTAAACGGCATTATAAGGCAATCACACAAAACTTCATGCTGTTATTGGAAGGATCTTAAAGAGATCGCCCTCATTcccgccctcccctctctcctctatttCCCGATAAGCTTAATGCAACACACTGTTAATCATAAACCCCACCATGCTCCAGTATATTCATCATAACATTATTTCCCTTATCTCACTTTTACGCCGAATGCTCGAATCCCATTATGAAGCAGATGTTCCCCAGTAGGTGAGGGCCGGCCAGAGGGCCGTGGCATGCCTCAGCCTGGGAAGCCCTGCTGGGCCGCGTAGCGCAGCCGGCTGGCCAGAGGAGCGAACGGAGGGGGGTTGGTCTCCAGCGGAGAGGACGGATCACTCTGAGGAGTGACCCTACCTGACCCCAAAGAGGGGTACAGAGAGCCTCcctagggggggagagagagagagagagagagagagagagagagagagagagagagagagagagacaaggaggagattGATCAGTAATTTGAATGTCTTGACCAGTCAAAGGCTAAACAGAGGAGCCTAGATTTGatcccgcaattgtttgggggccccgggccacgtcaacaatcgctcccccccccccccccccccccccccccccgtcaacaatcctctgcctagggcccccacactacctagaatcgcccctgactgcagctgcACAAGACAAATTACCTCAACTCCTTAATCTTCACAGTACAGTTCTGGAGGTGCTAAGAATGAGGGGAATTCTAGACATGGGTTTCTGTTTAATTACGACGCACTGCTTTACTAACGACCATGTTCACGCGTTGTTTATCAGTTAGTGTTTAAGCAAATGTTAGGGAGGCTGAGTCTGTCTTCTTGATTCTTAATTGTctgacataaataataataataagcctCCACACACCGGAGTCTACATGCAACCAGAGAACCATGAAGACACATAAAGGAATACAGAGTTTGATTTGCAACTCCATGTCACTGACCAGGTGCAGAGGCTGTGTCGAGTGTGGGTTGTCACTAAGCAGCAGTGGAGCGGTAGGAGAAGACGTTCGGTCCTCTGAAGACTGGGTCACTGGCCTGTAGCTGGTCTGaccatgaaaacaaacacacatgcattacaGTCACACATGTTAAAGCTTGCATTCAGGTCTTACTTGAGACCTATGGGTAATCCAGCGACTGCTGgtagtggaaccacagcccctGTCCAGTGAGACGTTAGCTTGCAGGTAGCAAAATACACAATTAAACGTCAAAATAAGCACGGTATGTCCATTAAAAGATAAAAGCCTGTGCCAAGCACCAATTGTGAAGGGACACATGTAAGCACACACATTTCTCCCATAGCGAATTCAGCATGGGAGCTTTCACCACTGAACACACTGAAGTCATATTCGAtgtgaaaaacaaacaaccatctAAAGACAGTGAAAAAAACGTAAACAAGGCCTGGTTTGGGATAACCACATCTTGTTGTTCAGTGTCACACAAATAATACTTAAACAGTTTAAATGTGGCGTGTTACTGTGGATGCTTTAGGAACATCATGATTATTCAATCTGATTGAATCTGTGCAGTCTTGATTCAATACAgacagtcagtgtgtgttttgctCAATGTCAGTCCAGGGCCATAACATTCCCAGACAATTGTACTCCTGTGTGTGCCCGTACTTTGCTAACTATCACCAGAAATTCAAATTCAATGACATTGataaatgaattcattaataCAGGAAAAAAAGCGGCACGCATGGACATGTGAGGCTGATCTAACTGCCCTACAGGGTCGATTCTTCTGGTCCCTCTTCTCACCAATGGCCTGAGAAGAATTTCACTGCCCAGCTTTCACTGGTATTCAGTGAAGTGAGCTGACGAGGGAACTGGCTTTGGTAGAAGGAAAAGAGGGTTCTCAGAGCATGCTAGCACCTTTAGGAGGAATGGTTGGACCTATCGCACTTTCCTTTCATCATCTTAACAGATGCAACTCATAGTGAATCCCGGACTATGTCATGAAAGATCTCTCAAAGGCTCTCAAATAGCTGATATGTACACAGAACGTACATAGTGCAGACTGACAGCCTGCAGACTGCAGCCTTTCATGGTCCAGCACTAAGAAGCAACGCTCAAGGTAAACACATTGAGTAAGCTTTGTGAGTCTCTGCTTTTCTGCTTTTGCGCAGACCGGTGTTGAACCTGCAACATTTGGCCTGGGAGTATATCACCCTTACTCCTAGACTATACCACACAGAACCAATATACTGTGACAGGAGACCCAGTGTCTTTATACTAGGGGAAGATATATCCTATTTTGCTTTGGTTTTTCAAACAGTATGTCTAATTTCTCACCCAATATGATGATGCAGTTGACGGCTGGGAGCCAAGGCAAGGGTTCAAACAGGTCGGGTTCTGGGAGAACAGTATGTCCTCTTTGAATCTTGACGTGCCCCATTCATCAGGTATGGGAGCTCAGCAGATAACCCTCCAACCCATCCTCCCTTCCTTTGTTGCCGTTTCAAGGTCCCATAATGTAATAAGCCTAAGTTATCTGAttgtattcctttcttatttgctGTTGGAACAGACAACACAAAGCTGAAGCCATTTTCTGGCCATGCCATGGTGATGTTTACTACTTGCCTGCGGTGGCATTTTATGAAGAACAAATGCTTCCTTCCCTTCTCGCTCGGTTAGAACTTCATTCAGTCCTACTTCGGTTCCCCTGATGGTAACCAAATAATGCATACTTTGCATCGGGACGCCACATGTTGGGCGTATTTAAAAATGAAGATTCAAGGCCATTCACAGCCCCCATAAAATGGATGACATATTCTTCTCCATGGTGGTCCATAGCTTGTCTTCATGGGTTCCAACATTGGCCTTCTGAACCATAGGACTTACTGAGGATTAGTTCTGTTTAGTCAAATTATCTAAACCATCAATGAGCCTAATTAAgttgcgttcacaccaaaagcaaaGTGAATGTACTACTTGTATTACTCTGGCGAGGTTGCACGTGCGAACCGCAAACTTTCCTTGCGTGGGTGATTCAGCATCAGGCGAAATCTGCTTGTTGCTGTTTCAGATATTTCAAACTTGAGGCTAATGACGAATTTGCATCATTCACACGACTAGATTTGAGCCGCGGCTTCGCTTTCGGTGTAAACACACGGTTAATCCATTGAAATGGCAATTTGATGTGGTGAGCACTGAAAGTGTTATCAGCCTGAATCCTAAACCTTGGCATACACATTCCTGTTCTGTCTGAATCCCCAGGTGCCACATGTCTCTGGCTCATGTTACACTTTATGTTTGGATATGCTCAGAGAATCATCACAGAGGGGCGGAACGGGCGGCAAGATTTGGCAGACCAAGGTTTGTTGAGCTAACTCTCCCCAATACGTCAGTATCTAGACAGGGCTGCCTAACTCTGAATAAACTCCTTAAAGGGAATTCATCATGCTTGGCTGTTTTCCTAAAGAAGAGAGTACTTGGTACACGTGATTTGAAAGcatgcttttattcaaagtaACCTACGGTCATTCAGATTGAGGAGATTGTGAACTTTGGGGATCGCATCTTTCGGCAGAGAATCGGACACCACCACCTAACCACTAACTCTGCCCTGAGGTACCCATTACCTAGTTACGATACACAGACAATTATGATGACTTCAACGTCGATGCATCATCTGTTCATGGTAGCATGACTACCAAAGATGGATCCGATAGACAGTTAAGGGGAATGTGGGGTCGGGGGTTGTGGGGTTGGATCCTGTACTTAGAAAATCGGCACCAGATCCCAAACTCAAGTTTTCGCGGTTGCTGTGAGGTCTCATGGTCAGCCTGGACAGCCGCAAAACAACTGGAGGCATTGGCTGCCTTCATAGAGGATCCCTCTGCCAGACCATAAACCACATGGagcagcacaacacacacacacagccacaaacacacacacacacacacacacacacacacacacacacacacacacacacacacacacacacacacacacacacacacacacacacacacacacacaaagccacaaacacacacacacacacacacacacagcaacacacaaacagccacacacagccacaaaaacacacacgcaaacatacaaacaaacacacagtacacacacacaaacatacaaacacacacacacacacacacacacacacacacacacacacacacacacacacacacacacacacacacacacacacacacacacacacacacacacacacacagcgacacacacacacaactacacacacagccacacacacacacagccacatacaAACCAGcacccacacccaaacacacagacgcacgcgaGCGCAGAAGGTGGTCTGCCATCCCTGTCTTCCTCAGTGCATGTACTGTAGTGGCCTGTCTGCCGACCGCATTATAAACCAGAGACACAAGACTGATTAACCCCGCCTCTGGCATGGAATGGATTGACCTTCTCTTCGATGGTTTGACCCTTCTCTGGGTCATTTTGATTTCATGGTCGAATGACTCCTAGGGGGCCGAACTGGGTAGAGTGGCCTGGCCGAACACACCAGGAAGTGTGCATACTATTAAGGCTCAGTTCTTTCAGAAGCAACCCGGGTCTAAATCCACCCCGTGTTTGCTAAAATAAGGCATGAACTGACATTGAAATTGTAGAAAGGTCTTATTTAAGATTAACACAGTCCATTGCAAGTGtcctgtgagtatgtgtgtttgtgtgttgtgtgtgtgtgtgtgtgtgtgtgtgtgtgtgtgtgtgtgtgtgtgtgtgtgtgtgtgtgtgtgtgtgtgtgtgtgtgtgtgtgtgcgtgcgtgtgtgtgtgtgtgtgtgcgtgcgtgcgcgtgtgtgcgtgcatgtgtgtgtgtgcctgtgtgtgtctattaccGGGCTTTTCACGCTGCCAAGCACTGCTGCGGTCACTATGCCCGTGATGAAGGCCACCAGGTTGAGGCTAGTCAGGGTCCAGATGAGGATGTAAAGGGTCAGCACGTCTTGGCAGCCTCGCACTCCAACAAACTCATAGTAGTTGTTGAGGAAGCCGCCACTGCAACAGAGCACATCAGCTTTCCTCATTATCAATGTCCTTGATGGCTACATCAAAGGATAGCGTGCATCACTGGAGAGCAATCATAGTAGCGTTGATCCCAAAAATTCAGATAAATGTCAgtagggagcagggaggggataCAATCTGAACCCAAAAAATCAGACTGTTTAATGGTTTTGTGCTCTGAGATAGATTAAGATGAGGAGGATCATAGAGGAGCATAAGGACaaaagaggagaagggggaggaggaggaggaggaggaggaggaggaggaggaggaggaggatgatagtACTGTCTCACTTGGCACAGTCATACAGATCACAGCAGTAGCAGGTGCCACTGCGTATAGTCACACTGCAGGACTCCTCCAGGTTTCTGCAGGGAACCTACCGgagtacaccaacacacactcagctAAGTGTAACAAAGATACTAAAATAAACTATACAAAGTATTATTAAGGTACTGATGGATCAACAATATATCTTTCAAATTGAAGATGGCATATCAACACGTTACATTTGACCATGATGCCTGTACCACTGATACTCACAGAGGCATGGTAGTTTTCATAGATATAGCTGCTGCCGCTGGTGTAGAACTGACACCTTCCAGCTTTTAAAGGTCGAATATCCTGgcaaaaatggaaaataaaatcgTAAAATGTTTGGGATCAATTGCAAATGATTAATTGTCGGTTATAGATGCTTAACTAAAGGCACAAACAGCCATAACAGTCGTACAGTTTGCAAATAGATACGCTGTTGAATTGAATTAGACCATAGTTACAATTTTACttcattgcagtagtccagaaGTCAAGAGTACTCAATAGACTAACTTTTATATTCTACCTGCGAAaattatttgtaatttagcAGATATTtattccaaagcgacttgctcTATGATGCCCACAGGTACACGGCAGACCTGAggaaacccagtaccttttcaTAGCAACTACCCTATCCCGCCACATGAGTTGGTATTGTAAAGTAGACTAATACATTAATTAAAAGCATAATTCGAACCAACTGTCCATGTAACATTTGTTTCATTAGTTTCCTGTgccttttccttctttttttaagTACTTTTCTCAAGTTAAGAGCCAACAAAAACATAGCTAAGCTGAACCAGTATTTAGTGGTTTGGATTTTCCTGCAAACTTTTCAAACTGCTAGGTGAACAATATCCTAACAagatttttgttttatatgGCAAGTCTCCAATACATTTAAAAGGCCGGAGTACATGTAAAGAATTTTGTTGCTGgaaaatattaatattacatAAAAACTGCTATAGCTGATAAATTTGCTTGCTCGAATAGGCTGTCTAACAGCTTTCACCTGGACAATTTAGACAGGGTACGTTATAGTATCCTGAAGTCATCGTGTTTTGTGGGCTGACTCACGGGACAATTGCAGGAATTAAATGAATGACATCAATACAATAAAGAAGGAGATGATAACCAGGGATGTCGTTAACCCCCTctacacattattattatttatttatttttatcaagGAAATCGTAATaaatcagtccctccagaaaaatgcgtcattttttttgtgaatgttgcggccaaaaatccttgattatgcggcacgttttcttaaaaaatgcgatgaaatatgcggcatatttatgcaattttatgcgatGAAAAACACATAATCACGTTT harbors:
- the LOC115528880 gene encoding transmembrane protein 255B isoform X1, encoding MDLMSLNMNNDMNREAEVQVNSASKRIRTEVKARRALWLSVGMLCLSLLLVVLGIYTTTRTESLSITGYFSGAILAFGSFLGVLGLCLEENRKQLLTAAIVFLSLGIIAAFLCLVIDGVFIVFNMDIRPLKAGRCQFYTSGSSYIYENYHASVPCRNLEESCSVTIRSGTCYCCDLYDCANGGFLNNYYEFVGVRGCQDVLTLYILIWTLTSLNLVAFITGIVTAAVLGSVKSPTSYRPVTQSSEDRTSSPTAPLLLSDNPHSTQPLHLGGSLYPSLGSGRVTPQSDPSSPLETNPPPFAPLASRLRYAAQQGFPG
- the LOC115528880 gene encoding transmembrane protein 255B isoform X2, with the translated sequence MDLMSLNMNNDMNREAEVQVNSASKRIRTEVKARRALWLSVGMLCLSLLLVVLGIYTTTRTESLSITGYFSGAILAFGSFLGVLGLCLEENRKQLLTAAIVFLSLGIIAAFLCLVIDGVFIVFNMDIRPLKAGRCQFYTSGSSYIYENYHASVPCRNLEESCSVTIRSGTCYCCDLYDCANGGFLNNYYEFVGVRGCQDVLTLYILIWTLTSLNLVAFITGIVTAAVLGSVKSPLQASDPVFRGPNVFSYRSTAA